The genomic stretch aataataaaactCACGTGCTCATCACTGAAGTTCATCAGTTATTAACTCATGACCCATTTCTTTTCGTCTCTCTCCCtaccattttcccttttcctcttttttttcgttttgaaaaatatttatttgagtgCATCAAgtcctagttgtggcacatgggatctttgttgtggATGGGGGATCTTTTGatgtggcacgcaggcttagcTGCTgtatagcttgtgggatctcacttccctgaccagggatcaaacccatgtccctgtcTTGGAAGGcaaattcctaaccactggatcacaagggaagtcccacattTCTGAGTTTTACAGATACTGTAACTGCCCCAGAGGGAAAAGGCAAACTGCCTGATGACCTGACTGCAGCCATGCCATAAAATGCTTCACTTTGAGCCAGTACTGAAAGGTTGTCCCTATGAGCTCTGAAAGACATGGGATTCTTGGCCTGCACagaggaattcaatctggggccagtgacgaggcttgatcgcttaAGCTTTTGTGtagtaaagttttattaaagtataaaagagatagagaaatcttctgacatagacatcagaagggggcagaaagagtacacCATTTTTAGTTTACAGCAAGAAGTTATATACctattgaaaagtgaaaagtgaaagtgaagtcgttcagttgtgtccgagtctttgcgaccccatggattgtagcccacgggatattccaggcaagagtactggagtgggttggcatttccttctccaggggatcttcttgacccagagctcaaacccaggtctcccacattgcacacagaggctttacctctgagccatcagggaagccctatcagcAAGCTGCTCATTAGAGAAAGGAATGTCTCAAAACTGagagagtggcaccaggcccctcactcaCAACATGCATTTGGAGAtagcattggcacaaggtgagtcatcctgggccataaaacaattgacatgaatcttgaagaaaggcaggtttccaagcaaatacaaagtttcattaacatagcttaagtgaacatttccatatgtaaaacatattggtttgttgagccattatccCCTCTGAGTCTTGGGTGGAACCtacttgaagaaagacagagtttaaagtaaataatgaaataagTTCAATAACATTGCTTAAGAGAAATATTTCCATAGGAAAAACACATTCGTTAActaaaggtttgagaaaagttaagttcaggtggtaACAGGTATCATCATGGAAATGcggaattttaaaagaaacctccttttacttttgtatatagaaggaaaaaaaagtcttacatttgtagtttgtttcctcctgttgcttaagagaggggaaaaaaaattctgacactTGCCCGAGTCCACAGGTCAGAGATCAGAGGAGGTCCAGGCAGTGCCAGGAGTCAAGGTGAGTAGGTTCCCCTGAGTGTGCATCAGTGACTACACATCCCAGAACAGAGGAGACCCCAGAAGGCCCTAATCCCCCACTGTGCCAGCCCTGAAATCTCAAGCTGTGCTGGCTGCCCCCTGGGGAGCCACCTCACATCCTCCTTTGGGTAGCCAGGGTTCAAGCTGCTCAGGAGGAGCTCCTCTATGAGGCCCGAGAACACCCCTCAAGCAGAGACCTATAAGTGGCTTGAGTCAGACAGCCCAGGGTGGGTTTCTCAGCCAAGGCCGCTCACAAATCCCCCCCTCCCACAGGCCCATGGTCCCCATCTGTCCCCCTGCCTCACTCCTATCTGCAGTTTGACCCCAGTGATCATGCCTGGGATGCATGAGCTCCACCAGCCTGAGAGACTCTTTCAGGATCCAAAGGGGATGAGGGTCTGATGGAGGCACACTTCATTtggagtgaggaggaggaggagcaggtggaggaaggagatgcagcttccccctcctcctctctcctggtCTGGGGCACCCTGGaggaagtggctgctgctgcaACACCCAGTCTCCCCCAGAGCCCTCTGGGTGTCTGCCCCACTCCCACTGTCATGGCTGCCACTCTAGGGAGCCAATTTGAAGACCATGGCCTCAGCAGGCAAGATGAAGTACCAGGAAGCTCATGTGACCAGGGAGGTGACAGGCCCTTGGTCCAAGATGCACTACGGTTGAAGAAGAATGAGCTGGTACGATTCCTGCTTAGCAGTTATCTCACCAAGGAGCCACTCACAAAGGCAGAAGTGCTGAATAGTGTCCTCCAAGATTACCAGGACACTTCCTGCTGGTCCTCGATCAAGCCTCAGAGTACCTGCAGCTGGTCTTTGGTTTGGAGGTGAAGGAGGTGGACCCCAGTGAGCACACCTATATCCTGGTCCCCACCCTGGGCCTCACCCTCAAAGAGATGCTGAGGGATGGACAGAGGTTGCCCAAGGCCGGCCTCCTGGTGATGGTCCTTTGCCTGATCACTGTGGAGGACAACTGTGCCCCTGCAGAGGAAATCTGGGGAGCACTCAGCAGGATAGGAGTGTGTCCCGGGAGGGAGCACTGCATCTATGGGGAGCCCAGGGAGCTGCTGACCCAAGTTTGGGTGCAGGAGGTGTACCTGGAGTACCAGCAGGTGTCTGACAGTGACCCTGCTCGCTATGTGTTTCTGTGGGGTCCCCGGGCCTATGCGGAGACCAGCAAGTTTAAAGTCCTGGTGTTTCTGGACAGAGTCGGTTGAAGGGGTCCCAGCTCCTTCCAGCCCCTCTGCAGAGGCtgtgagggaggagaaagggggacTCTGAGCCAGAAGTGCAGCTAGGCTCCTTCCGGGCCCACGTCCAACACCTTGTCCTGGGAGTCAGGAAGGGAGGCTAATCCTTCCCTCTGTGATTGAAGAGGGAGCGGTCAACCTTCTCAGCAGTGAGAGCCCAGGCCCGTTGGGGGAACCCAGTGTGTGGCATCTTCATGTTCCTGTTCTCTACAGTGACATGGACAATCATCTCTGCtttctttaggaatttttcaaatgttattcattttaataGAAGACAATGTGTTCCAGTTTCTAACTATGTCAATGACGTTgatcacagtgtgtgtgtgtacttcgcCAGTTGAAGAACAagagttttcttattttataaaagagattgggaatgctttcattttattttgtggtCCTGCACAAGATAACATGCAATTAGAATGattttgaaaatgtgaatttatttAGCAGTGATATAGTTGGTAGAAGAattagaaagtaaaaagtgaTAGTAGTGAATTCTTGCTTCTTATACTTTTTGTGTGTCATTTTGTACAGCTAAGGGATCTTGGTTTACTTGGATTCACCTGGGTTATCTAAGGAAGTAGCAATTAATCTGAGTCTAGCAGCCCACTCCTCACCAGCTCATTTATTCCAAAGACCTTTATGGAGCCTCTGCTCCATGAAAGGCCCTGTGTTAGCAGTGGGGACACTGGGAGAAGCAGGATAGCCCCACACCTGGAACCATGGTCCAGGAGCCACAGTCACATGAGGTGTTTTGTGGGAGTGAGGGGAAATTCTGAAATGGGACATTGCTGTGAAGTGTCCTTTTGGATCTTGGATAAACCCCAGAGATATCTCTTTCTGGGGCAGGATGGAAGGGGTCCTGGCTCTTGTCGCATTGCTGCTGACCACAGGGATGGAGTAGGTGTTTTCTACCCCGTATCTGCTAGGCATCCTGCAGAACTCAGGTCACACTCCCTTGAAGTGATGCCCAGAAATCGGTGTTAAGTCGTTTTTAATTATCTTGATTGTAGTTGGGCATTAAAATCAAAGACTCGACCTTTGTTGGTAGTGCAATGATGAAAAGTAAGGGTTGGGATGGAAGACCAGCTGGGACACAGGCAAAGAGTGGTTCTTGCTTCTATTTCCCGGAGCAACTTGGGTCCTGCTGGAACACTCCTCCATACCCAAATTTCACAGGTCCTCTAACTGGAAATGGGGCTTCCAGGGTAGCTCATatgatgaagaatctgcttgcattgtgggagacctgagttcaatccctggtcaggaagatccccctggagaaggacatggcaactgactccagtattcttgcctggagaattccatggacagaggagcctggcaagctacaatcaaTGGAGtgacagtcagacatgattgagcaactaaccctATGGTATGAGTTGAAAAGTTTCTTAGTTTGATATATGAAACATCCTGTTGGCTACTGAAGAATTCcacatcctcagttcagttcagtcactcagtcatgtctgactatttgcaaccccatgaactgcagcatgccaggcctccctgtccataaccaactcctggagtccacacagACCCAGGTCCATTgtgtcagggatgccatccaaccatctcatcttctgtcatccccttctctgcctgccctcaatctttcccagcatcagggtcttttcaaatgagtcagcttttcacatcaggtggccaaagtattggagtttcagcttcaaaatcagtcccttcagtgaacacccaggactgatctcctttaggatggactggttggatctccttgcagtccaagggactctcaagagtcttctccaacaccacagttcaaaagcatcaattcttcag from Bubalus bubalis isolate 160015118507 breed Murrah chromosome X, NDDB_SH_1, whole genome shotgun sequence encodes the following:
- the LOC102414191 gene encoding LOW QUALITY PROTEIN: melanoma-associated antigen 9-like (The sequence of the model RefSeq protein was modified relative to this genomic sequence to represent the inferred CDS: inserted 1 base in 1 codon), with the protein product MAATLGSQFEDHGLSRQDEVPGSSCDQGGDRPLVQDALRLKKNELVRFLLSSYLTKEPLTKAEVLNSVLQDYQDXFLLVLDQASEYLQLVFGLEVKEVDPSEHTYILVPTLGLTLKEMLRDGQRLPKAGLLVMVLCLITVEDNCAPAEEIWGALSRIGVCPGREHCIYGEPRELLTQVWVQEVYLEYQQVSDSDPARYVFLWGPRAYAETSKFKVLVFLDRVG